One window from the genome of Elaeis guineensis isolate ETL-2024a chromosome 5, EG11, whole genome shotgun sequence encodes:
- the LOC105044691 gene encoding RING-H2 finger protein ATL2-like encodes MSSINPDKNNGQDASIDAYNGKVLLAAVICLSIVIFFVLLLHGYARWVLRRRPIVANVVTEPLHRRSLSTYPGYANELEVALPGNGVDAKVVASLPLFVYRSKEHENGLHCVVCLSVMVEDEIGRVLPKCKHRFHVECIDMWLMSHSTCPICRAPVRTDEPASVGDGAPLAVLVGVEEEPGSGDEEFSDLSGTVEGEVVVEMPVSSDESSTNSGSSSSSSSSASTSSSVGCSLKRMLSRSRSESRVFPSLPVN; translated from the coding sequence ATGTCTAGCATTAATCCTGACAAGAATAATGGCCAGGATGCAAGCATTGATGCATACAATGGTAAGGTCTTGCTTGCTGCGGTCATATGTTTGTCTATAGTGATCTTCTTCGTTTTGCTTCTCCATGGCTATGCCAGATGGGTCCTCAGGAGAAGGCCCATCGTTGCCAACGTAGTGACGGAGCCTCTCCACCGCCGGAGCTTGAGCACATATCCTGGCTACGCCAACGAGCTCGAGGTGGCGTTACCGGGAAATGGGGTCGATGCCAAGGTCGTggcttccctccctctcttcgtGTACAGATCCAAGGAGCACGAGAACGGGTTGCATTGCGTGGTTTGCCTGAGCGTGATGGTGGAGGATGAGATCGGGAGGGTTCTTCCCAAATGCAAGCATAGGTTCCACGTCGAGTGCATCGATATGTGGTTGATGTCCCACTCGACGTGCCCCATTTGTAGGGCACCGGTGAGGACGGATGAGCCGGCTTCGGTGGGAGATGGTGCACCATTAGCTGTGTTGGTGGGGGTGGAGGAGGAGCCGGGCAGTGGAGACGAAGAGTTTAGTGATCTTAGTGGGACAGTGGAGGGTGAGGTGGTAGTTGAGATGCCAGTTAGTTCTGATGAGTCTTCAACTAATTCcggttcttcctcttcctcctcctcctcggctTCTACTTCTTCTTCTGTGGGTTGTTCTCTTAAGAGAATGTTGAGCAGGAGTAGATCGGAAAGTAGAGTGTTCCCATCTCTTCCTGTAAACTAA